One Mycobacteriales bacterium genomic window, GCCGACATCCGTCAGCGCGCCGGGCGCTCGTTCGAAGCGAGCGACGGCGGACGCAGGGATCGCCAGTCCATCTCCGTTCTTGGGTGAGATCGCGAACACGACGGCGATGACTTTGCCGTCAGCGTCCAGCACCGGGCCGCCGGAGTTGCCGTGCCGCACCGCAGCGGTGATCTCGAGGACCTTTTCGGGCTGGCCGATCCACCGCGCGTCCACGTAACCAACGGCGACGCCGTGCGTGACCGTGAGCTGGTCGCCTTCGGGGTAGCCCGCGACCCACACCGGTGTGCCGGCGGCAACCCGGGTGGTGTCGATCGGCGCGTCAGGAAGTCCCTCGCGGTCGGCTGTGAGCTCCGCAAGGTCGGGTCCCGGCGACAGCGCGTCGACGTCGGCCTGGAAGTCGTCGCCCGACCAAGTCGCGAGCTGGACGATCGCCGATCCCTGTGCGACGTGCCGGTTCGTGATGATGCCGCTCGACGTACTGAACGACGAGCCCACGGCCAGGCAAGCGACGCTGCGCACCCGGTAGACGAAGTGCCGCGCCTCAGTGAGCATCCGAGCATCCAGTGACGGTGCTGCGGCGGTTGGGCTCGGTGGCGGTGCGGGTGGGGTGAACGCCGCGAGCGGCGGGGGTGAGGCGACGCAGCCCGTGAGCGCGGTGCAGCCGAGCCCGATCGCACCGAGAACGGCGAGGATCCGCCTCATTCGTTGGCGCTGATCAGTGACTGGAGCTGGTTGTTCGCGTTCTGCGCCCTCGTGCACGCGGCACCGGCCTCGTTCGCATTGGCCTCGAGGTAGGGGTCGATCGTGGAGGCGCTCGTGACGTCGTCCACGATCTCGCCGATCAAGCTCCGCATGTCGTCGACGCAGCCCGAGAGTTCCTGGGAAACCGTCCCGGCGACGGCGTTGACGTCCACGGCACGTTCCTTGGCGTTGGCCGTCGTCGACAGCCTTCGCCGCAGATTCTTCACCTGGGCTTGGAGGCCGCCGACCTGTCCTTGCAGCGCGGTGACGCGCGTGTCGTCGGCGCTGAGGCTCCTCGTCAGGGTGGTGTTCCGCGACGCCTCCGTCCGCTCCTCGCTGCGCCAGTTGCGTGCCGACAGACTCTGCGAGACGGCGAACACGGCGAGCGCGACCACGAGTACGACGCCGGCGATGATGGTGGTCATCCGGCCCGGCGCGCGCAGTCGGGGGCCGCTCGGCGCGATCACCGCAGGCGCCGCGATCACCGCAGGCGCCGCAGGCACCGCAAGCGCCGGGAGCGTCGGGGGCGCGGGCGGGGCGTTCACCGCCTCCGCGTCGTCGGGACGCGGTCCGTCCCAGTCCGGGGGGTAGTAAATCGTGCCCATTCCGCCTCACCCGATCCTGTCAGCGGCGTTGTGCGATCAGCGGTTGGAAACCTAGAGGCGATGAGCGGTCTGTGCCACGTCGGTAGTCGTGGCACCATGGTTGGCCGGTCCGCGTAAGTGGCCCTGCGGCGGAGTAGCTCAGCCTGGTAGAGCAAGCGGCTCATAATCGCTGTGTCGCCGGTTCAAGTCCGGCCTCCGCTACTAGCAAAATCCCGGCTATTCTCGATGGCCGGGCGCTATGCCCGTCGTATCGAAATCGCTGTTCTTCCGAGAGGTTCCTGCCGTGGCTGCCACCGACGTACGACCGAAGATCACGTTGGCGTGCGCCGAGTGCAAGCACCGCAACTACATCACCAAGAAGAACCGGCGCAACGACCCCGACCGGCTCGAGCTGAAGAAGTTCTGCCCGAACTGCCGCAAGCACACCGAGCACAAAGAAACTCGCTGAGCCGCCGAGCCGACACGGGCTCAGTGCCGCTTTCCAGTCCTGCGGCGGACTTCTAGATCTGCTGGGGGTTGCGCGAGACTAGTGGCGTGGACCTCGGGGAGTACGAGGCGGCGGGTCTGTATGACCCGCTGGATCCGGATGCGGATGCCCGTGCCGAGCTGATCGCGTACCTCGTCGAGGTGGGCGCGAGCCTCGAGGAGATGGTTGCGGCCCACGCTCAGGGTCGGCTGTTCGCCCTCGCGGGCGACCGCGTGATCATTCCGGGGCGCGACCAGTTCTCCCTCAACGACATCGCCGCCGCTACCGGCGCGCCCGTCGCGGACGTCTGTGCGATCTGGCGGGCGCTGGGCTTCCCGCGCGCGGGGTGGGACGACCTCGTCGCGTCTCCTGAGGACGTCGAGGCCGTCCGGGTCATCGTCGACATGTCCCGGCTGATCGGGCTGCAGGGCGTGCTCGGCATCGCCCGGGTCGTCGCGTCCTCGATGACCCGCATCGCTGATGCCGCCTCGACCGCGGTCCGCACTCAGGTCCCGCAGCTTGCGCTCGGCCTATCGGAGAGCGAGCTCGTGACGGCCAAGACCTTCGAAGGTGTGGCGACCTTCGTGCCGCGGGTGGGCCAGGCGCTCGACGCGGTCTGGCGCCACCACCTCGAAGCGGCGCGGCGGCACTGGGAGCGCAGCGACAGCGTCGACCTCGCCGAAAGTGGCGGGGTGCGTCTCGGCGTCGGGTTCGCCGACCTTTCCGGCTTCACCGGGATGACGGAGAGCCTGACGATGGTCGAGCTCTCGCGCCTGCTCACCGTCTTCGAGGAGGTCGCGGACGACATCGTGCGCGACGAAGACGGACGCGTCGTGAAGTACATCGGCGACGCCGTCATGTACGTCACGCATGACGCGTCGTCGGCGGTGCGGGTCGCCGACCGGCTGCTCGACGCCGCGGAGGTCCGCGGCATGCAAGCCCGGGCCGGAGTGACGGTGGGAGTCGTGCTCTCGCTGGAAGGCGACTACTTCGGTCCGGTGGTCAACCTCGCCGCCCGGCTCGTGGCGATGGCCGCGCCCGGTGAGCTGCTGGTGACGGACGAAGTCGTCGCGCGCATCGACGGTGCGATGGAGGCGGTGGCCCTCGGTCCGCGCGCCATCCGCGGCTTCAGCAAGGAGATCGAAGTCGCGAAGCTGCGCTGACCCGCTGCGATAGCGTCGGGTGCGCAGTCGACCCCAACGCGAGAAGGAACCGATGGCAGCGACGGTCAGCTACGACGACGTCGAGGTGGGCACCGAGATTCCGGCCCAGACCTTCCAGGTCACGCGCGCGAGCCTGGTGAAGTACGCCGGTGCCTCCGGGGACTTCAACATCATTCACTGGAACGAGCGCACCGCGAAGGCGGTCGGGTTGCCCAACGTCATCGCCCACGGGATGTTCACGATGGCCGAGGCCGGCCGGGTCGTGACCGACTGGGCCGGCGACCCCGGGGCGGTCGTCGAGTACGGCGTGCGGTTCTCCTCGCCCGTCCCGGTGGAGGACGACGACACCGGCACGACGCTGACCGTGTCCGGCCGGGTCGAGGAGAAGCTCGACAACCGGCAGGTTGCCGTCGCCATCGAGGCAACCGCGCTCGACGCTCGCGTGCTGTCGAAGGCGCGCGCGATCGTCCAGCTCGCTTAGGCGATCACGCCCGCTCGACGCAGCAGCCAGCGGTTCTCGCGGCCGATCAGGCCGCACTCGTCGAAGAACGCGAGAACCTTCTCGGCCACGCGGCTCTTGGTCTCGCGCCAGTGCGGGTTGTCGGCCGCTGCCTTGCGCGCAAGGTCGGGATCGAGGCCGGCGTTGGCGTAGACGTCCGGATGGATCAGCGACCGGGTCGCCTCGTGCACGATCAGGCCGATCATGATCCGGTTGTACGTACGACGTAGCAGCCCGCTGTCTGCCTGCGCGCGAAGCGTCTCCTCACGGGCGTAGCTGATGTGGCGGGCCTCCTCGATCACGTGGATCCGGCTGACCTGTCGCACGATCGGCTGCACCGACTCGTCGTCCATCGCCTCGCGCTGCAACCCGTCGAGGATCTCCTCGACGTACATCGTCCCCGCGAAGGTCAGCACGTTGTTGGAGATGGTCTTGAAGACCCGGCCGAGCTCGTGGGCGATGCGGCCGACACCGTAGTTGGGAGCGCCGAAGGCCTTGGTCATCGAGGCGAACATGATCGAGTGGCGGCATTCATCCGCGATCTCGGTGAGCGCCCACTGCACGTCCTTGCGGGTCAGGTCACGGTCGTAGGCGTAGCGCAGCAGCATCTGCATGAGGATCTCTTCGAACCAGATGCCGACGCTGGCGATGCTCGCGACCTCGTGCTTGGTGAGCGTCGCCCGTTGTTCGGGCGTCATCGCCTGCCAGAGGTCTGTGCCGTACAGGCTGCAGCAGCGCTCGGGCTCGTAGAGGACGTCCGCCGGTTGCGGCTGGTCCCAGTCGACTTCGGTCTGCGGGTCGAAGGAGACCTTCGCCGCCGAGCGGAGCAGCCGCACCGCGGTGCGCTCGCGCTCGGGAACGTCGGGCCGGGCCTGGTCTACGGTCGCTGTGCTCATAGCCACTATCTAACGTGCCATTGCGCAATGGCGCAAGAGGCGGTGGTAGTGTCCTACCTCACGTTCTGGAGGGTTTGATTGGCCGAGTACCGCATCGACGACCTGGCGCGCGCTGCCGGGATGACGGTGCGCAACGTGCGCGCTTACCAGGAGCGCGGGCTGGTGCCGCCGCCGCGCCTGCAAGGACGCACCGGCTGGTACGACGACGGCCATCTCGCCCGGCTGCGGCTGATCGGCCGGCTGCTCGAGCGGGGCTACACCACAGCCCACATCACCGACTTCATCGCCACCTGGGAAGCCGGCCACGACCTCGGCCAGACGCTCGGGCTGGAGGCGGCACTGCTGGCTCCGGGGTCGGGGGAGATCCCGGAGCTGCTCACCCAGGACGACCTGGTGGAGATGTTCGGGGTGCTCGACCCGTCGGCGATCGACGCG contains:
- the rpmG gene encoding 50S ribosomal protein L33; this encodes MAATDVRPKITLACAECKHRNYITKKNRRNDPDRLELKKFCPNCRKHTEHKETR
- a CDS encoding serine protease, translated to MRRILAVLGAIGLGCTALTGCVASPPPLAAFTPPAPPPSPTAAAPSLDARMLTEARHFVYRVRSVACLAVGSSFSTSSGIITNRHVAQGSAIVQLATWSGDDFQADVDALSPGPDLAELTADREGLPDAPIDTTRVAAGTPVWVAGYPEGDQLTVTHGVAVGYVDARWIGQPEKVLEITAAVRHGNSGGPVLDADGKVIAVVFAISPKNGDGLAIPASAVARFERAPGALTDVGCLE
- a CDS encoding MaoC family dehydratase — encoded protein: MAATVSYDDVEVGTEIPAQTFQVTRASLVKYAGASGDFNIIHWNERTAKAVGLPNVIAHGMFTMAEAGRVVTDWAGDPGAVVEYGVRFSSPVPVEDDDTGTTLTVSGRVEEKLDNRQVAVAIEATALDARVLSKARAIVQLA
- a CDS encoding adenylate cyclase regulatory domain-containing protein — translated: MDLGEYEAAGLYDPLDPDADARAELIAYLVEVGASLEEMVAAHAQGRLFALAGDRVIIPGRDQFSLNDIAAATGAPVADVCAIWRALGFPRAGWDDLVASPEDVEAVRVIVDMSRLIGLQGVLGIARVVASSMTRIADAASTAVRTQVPQLALGLSESELVTAKTFEGVATFVPRVGQALDAVWRHHLEAARRHWERSDSVDLAESGGVRLGVGFADLSGFTGMTESLTMVELSRLLTVFEEVADDIVRDEDGRVVKYIGDAVMYVTHDASSAVRVADRLLDAAEVRGMQARAGVTVGVVLSLEGDYFGPVVNLAARLVAMAAPGELLVTDEVVARIDGAMEAVALGPRAIRGFSKEIEVAKLR
- a CDS encoding diiron oxygenase, translating into MSTATVDQARPDVPERERTAVRLLRSAAKVSFDPQTEVDWDQPQPADVLYEPERCCSLYGTDLWQAMTPEQRATLTKHEVASIASVGIWFEEILMQMLLRYAYDRDLTRKDVQWALTEIADECRHSIMFASMTKAFGAPNYGVGRIAHELGRVFKTISNNVLTFAGTMYVEEILDGLQREAMDDESVQPIVRQVSRIHVIEEARHISYAREETLRAQADSGLLRRTYNRIMIGLIVHEATRSLIHPDVYANAGLDPDLARKAAADNPHWRETKSRVAEKVLAFFDECGLIGRENRWLLRRAGVIA